From Phalacrocorax carbo chromosome 25, bPhaCar2.1, whole genome shotgun sequence:
AGGATGAACTCATTGTGGACCTGGGGACAGAGGGGCCAGTCAGCACCCAGCACGGCTGGGCAAGCCCCTGCCCTCACCCCTGCCCTGTGCTCACCATGACAGCCGCAATTTCCTCCGGGTTGTCCCCATCCAGGTCGAACTTGAAGGTCACCATCTTGTTATTGTAGGTCTGCAGCTGGCACTCCACCACCCGGTCGTTCTTGTCGGAGatctgtgggcagcagggccggCTCAGCTTGGGGAGCACCCAGCCGCCCACCCGGCACCTGCAGCACTCACGTTGGTGATGCGCAGCCTGGACCGGGCTCGGCGCCGCAGCAGCTTTCCCGAGGCCCGCTTGGCTGGCAGCTTGGCGCTCTGCTCGCTGGCCGAGAGCCCCTCGTAGCCGTCACTCATGCCAGACGCCACATCTGAGGCATAGCTGCGGGAAGCCCCAGCAGCGGAGCATCAGCGCAGCCATTCCCAGCCGCCGCGCTCCCCGTCCGGCCCCTGCCCggccccccgcagccccaccTGTCCACCGGAGAGGAGAAGCCGCTGGCAGTGGGGAGGCGCTCCGTGGGAAGCTGCACCGCGATGCTCTGTGGGGAGAGGACATTGTGAGCCGGCGCCACGGCCGCcctgacccccagcccctcaggaGGGCCCCACTCACCGTGGGGAAGCAGcgtgtggggcgggggggcggtgGGCTGGCAGGGTCCCCCGCTGAGAAGCTGTGATGGGCCAGGTCTGGAGAGTCCAGGAAGCCAGAGGAGCTTAGGTAGCCATCCGTCTCGCAGTCAGCTGCGGAGGAGCACTCATGAGCATGGCcagagccccctcccagcttgcaCCCTGGGAAATGGCTTTGGGGCTGGATGCATGGCATGGCTGGAGGTAGAGAGGGACTCCCCGCGCCGACCTCCTGCCCTGGGTTGCCCTGCTacacaccccacacacccccccgccccaagccTACGCACAGGTGGCCGAGGAGTAGCTGGTGTGCTGGTAGGCGAAGTGCTGGTGCTGGTCAGCCTCCGGCTCCTCAGGCTCCGGggggaaggtgctgctgaagagGGAGTCCCCGGAGCCTGGGGTGGCCGGGGCAGGTGTGCCGGGTGGCAGCGGGGACTtgagctcctccagcagccgcAGGACGCCCGACGcctgctctggctctgcaggTGACGGCACATCCTGGGCACGCTTCAGCTTCTCCCGCTTGCGCTTGATGGCGACCACGCGGTCCCGCACTGCCTTGGCCACCAGCTTGTAGTCGGCCTCGCAGACAAAGCCCAGAACCACCTGCACGGGAGGGGGCTCGTCACCTCAGGGCGCAGGGAGCACCCAGGGTCCCTCCATCCCTGCACCCACCATCTCCTGGGCCACCTCCTCCGCCACATCCTTGTAGAGCTCGAAGAGGAATTCGATGGCATTGTTGTCCTTGTACTTGCCATGCAGCTTCTTCGTGTCGTCCATGCGCAGCCAGAGCTTGAGCCCAGACTTGACGCCATCATCCTCCTCGGCCAGCTCCACGTGCACCCCCGTGTCCTCCTGGAAGAAGGAGTGCTCCAGCAGGTCCTGGATGGTGTACCTGTGGGGAGCACAGCTCagcgctgggctgggggctgggggggctctgctgcccaggCCCCTGCTGGCCCCCACCTCTCATTCTTGTCCATGCGGATGCAGCCCTCGATGATCTCCTTCAGCTCCGGAACCTTCACCTTGTAGAAGCTGCTGGGCTTCAGGCCCTGGGGGCGATGGGTGTCAGCACCTCCTGTCCCAGACCCTACCACAGCGCTGGGTttccagggcctggggctgaACCCAGGCTCTGCAGGGACATGGGGCTGCTGGATgctgcccaggcagcccccagcacccccaggcacatccccaccagcagcaggggACACATGGGGACTGGGGTCCCAGCCCAGGGCCCCACGAGCCTGGCCGTggctcccgcagccaggccACGCATGCCTGCACGGGCAGCATCGCCAGGACGCCCTGGGGCTCCAGGTTTCCaccccagcaggcaggagccagccAGGACCAGCTGGGGCAGCCGTGATGCCCCAGGCAAGGGGTGGCTGAGCCCACCCACTCCCGTTCCACCCCACTAACGCACTGGCAGCGCCTGGCACAGGGTGAGGGACATGGAGTCTGGCCAAGCCATGTCCCCCTCCGCCCTCCATGGGCCCCACGCCCTGGCACAGCACCCTCTCACCACCCAGACTATTTTTAGCTGCTTGCACAACTGCACGGTgacacatttttggggaacagTGAGGACCATCCAGCCGGCTGGAGCCCCCTCACCCCGGTTCCCACGCCCacagcaccagccagcagcatcGCCCCCAGCCCGGGGGCTGGGGCCGCTCACCGAGGTGACCTTGCGGTAGATCTGGGCAGCGTTCTGACACTCGGAGTAGGGGTACTCTGAGGTGGCCATCTCCAGCATGCACATCCCGAAGGCGTAGACATCCACCGCCTCGTCGTACTTCTCCTCGTACATCTCTGGCGCCATGAACTCGGGGGTgcctgggggcagcagcagggctcagcACCCCCCCGcgcacccacccccccacagcCACCGCGGGGCAGCCGCAAGCCTGGCCCCGCTGGGACCCCACCTATGACGCTCTTGGCGAAGGAGGCTCGCTTGAGCGTGGCCAGGCCCAGGTCCCCGATCTTGACTGAGCCGGTGGGGCCCGTGATGAAGATGTTGTCGCACTTGAGGTCACGATGGATGATGGGGGGCGAGCGAGTGTGCAGGAAATGCAGCCCCTTGAGGATCTGCCGGCTCCAGCGCTGCAGCACCTTCAGCTTCATCTCCTTGAACCGCTTCAGATAGCTGCCAGGGGACCCATGGGGCTCAGACAcagaccccagccccagcccaccctTCTCCCACCACCACACCAAGCCCATTCAGATGCAGGTGCCCACACAGGGCGAGCATCTTGGAGTCAGGGGCTCCTGGTCCCCTCCCTGGCTGGGCTCCACAGAGgcagcacagaaaacacagctcaggagGAGCCAAGCTCCCTGAGCCACCTGTGCCAGGAGCCAGCTGGGGTGACTGGCCAGTGCTGCCACCCCGCTTGGCACCGGCGTGCCTGGCCCATGCAGAATCGTGCCAGTGAAACTCCTGGGTCTCCAGCATCCAGCAGCAACTCCCAATTTctgcctccagctcccagccctgccccgtcATCTGCCCAGATCCCACCTGAGCCCACCACAGACCGTCATCCCCACCTGAACGCCCATGTCAAGTGCCCAGGCAGGGGGTGCAGACCtgtccctctcttccctgtcaCCGCAGggcccctgccccctcccctgcacacccCGACCTGGCGGTCACTGCTCACGTTTTCAGAGTGCCAGACGTCATGAGCTCTGTGACCAGCACAATGCAGATCTGGCCTTTGACAGATGACTTCCAGGAGTCATAGAAGCGGACAATGttgggatgctgcagcccctTCAGCATCTCCACCTCCTCGCTGAACCGCTGCCGCTCCGTCTTCGACAGCTTCCGTGTCTGCAGGAGCCagtgggggggtgagggggggcaTGCAGGGTCCCCAGCAAGCACCGAGGGATGCCCTGGCTTACGAGACCCCCACATCCTCGTCCCCACTCCCTACGTACAAGGTAGTGGGGGCTGTAGTGGCTCCAGCACAAAGCTGGGGTCAGAcctgctgtcccccagcagAGGGGCTCACATGGGGCCCATGGTCTCACCCCACCCAGCCAGACCCCGGACCCCAGCACTGCTCTGGATGAAGCCACTCTCCCCTGGTTTGGGGAGGGATGGCCAAGGTTTCCCACAGCAGCTGGTGCATTGAGAAGCCTGTGTGCTTCTCTGCCATGaaggctgccctgtgccagggccaCCCACCCCCGCTCCCCCTGCTCTTAGCCCCCAGCCGGTGCCCACCATCCCACCGCAGGATGGGGAtgcccagcctgcagccacCCAGCCAAGAGGACGTGCAGGGGCTCTGCAACAGCCACTGCCTGCCAGCGTGCCCCATGCAGACCCAACAGccgcagcccctctgccccccaggACAGCCCTGCCCCCAGCAGGGCACCACCGGCTCCCAGCACCGGGCACCAGCATGGCAGGGTGCCGGGCCAGCCTCAATGAGGCCTTTGTTGGGGAAAGCAGGCGGGGGAGGCTCCAGCCAGGTTTTTCCATGTTCCTCCTGCTCGAGTTAATTAAAGTGGAAACTGAAGCTGAGCGCTGACATGGGCACTGAGCGGAGatggggccggggccggtggAAAGAAGGCAGACCCCCCCCATCCTGGAGGGACACGGCCCCATAGTGCAGGAACAGGGAAGCCAGCTGGCCAGACCCAGAAGGAGCCAGGTCCTGCCCTGAGCCCAGGCAGCTGCgagtgctgagcagagcaggagcagagcagcatccCCTGCGATGCCACCACCACAGCCCAGGACCCTGATGGGCCCGGCCACTGCAGAGCCTGGGGTCCAACCATCAAGGACCCCCGCCCAGCCCATGCTCGCAGGGCCAAGGAAAACCAAGCTGCTGCAGGCGGCCACTGTGCTCCCACTGCCAGACGCTGCCAGAGCCGTGCTCAGCTCCTTGGCCGGCAGCCGTCATCCATCAGCCTGGGCAGCTTTCGTAATATTTTCATTGCATCACAGCCGGCCCCACAGCCGGGCTGGAGCCACTCCATAATCCCCTCTGCTTTTAACACACGCTCAGGGACCCGGCTCAGCCCAGATGAGAACCTGAGCCCTGCTGCAGCGGGATGAATGGGACCTTTCATACCCAAGGAGGAAAACAGCAACTGAAGCCCctgtgcagcccagcagcacgCCGGCTGCCCTGCCCAGTGCCACGGCCGCCCTTGGAGCCCCTGGCCCCCCACTCCCCACTGAGGAGCCTGGAGGCTTCACTGCACCCCACAAACCTGCAAGGGCATGGGGGAAGCCGACACAGGCTATGAACAGGGGCAAGGATGGAGTCATGGGCGGCCATCCCTCTTCCAGCTTGGTGAGAGGAGACGCCACGCGGTCCCCGCTGTGCTACCTCCAGCCCCGGGCAGAATCCCCGGCAGGAGGCCGCCTCCCCCAGGGTGCCTGGAGCAAGGCCTGGGGGAGCCAAGCTCATCCCCTGAGACTATGCCAGGACTGCTGGGCTCGCCTGGCACCGTTCCTCCCGCACAACCAAAGCGGCAGCCGGTCCCATGGCCGAGCATCCCAACGCTCTCCCCACTGAGGGCCGGCAGTGGGGAGTGGAACGCAATCCACCCCAGCCCAGGCGGAGGAGCTGCTCATCCAGGGTCTGGGCACCGGGGAGGGTAGAGCCCCACCACCCCACGTGGCACGCAGGAACACCGCGTCCTTTCCTAGCAGCACCTCGCGCAGGGCAGAGGAGGATGCTGGGGATGGCGGCACAGGGCCAGGCGAGGAGCTGGGTGGCAGTGATCCAGCCTCATCCCGCGAGCCAGGAGCTGGCTGCTGGGAAGCCTGGGACAGCCAACAGCAGGAGCCAAGGCCAgcacaggaggagggaaggctgGGCATGGTGGCCAAGGATGGCTCTCACCACTGCGGCAGGAGGCTCTCCCAGCACGAGGAAGCGCCAGCGCTCAGCACAGAGTCTGCGGCCCTCGCAGGGCtctcctgctcccgcagccctcGCAGGGCCCTGGCTCTGCGATGCCCCGGGCAGGGGGACCCAGCGGTGGCCTGTGAAAGCCCTGATGTGCGTGGCTGAGAGTCATACCTGGAGAGGGGGGCTCTCACCCTGGAGGGACACTCATAATGACACCGTGGTGGGGCCCGGAGCAGGCGCTGAAGACTGCCCAGCACCCTCCCTCTGACCATGGccacagcagctccagctgcggGGAGGTCCCAAGCCCCCCGGTCCCCCAGCACAAGAGCCAGCACTATGGCAGCAGTGGGTGCCCGCACCCCACTGCTCCCCCCATGGCTCTGCCCCCCACTGCTTGGCAAATGGTGACCTTGTGCATGCTCACAGATGCACGAGCACGCATATGCTCACATTCCCAAGCCCGCAGGACCCCTGTGGAGCAAATGCCCCCAGTCTCCCTGGTTCATCTCCTGGACAGGCAGAGCTCCCAGCCCGCAAGGGGCTGAGCCCCGGGCAATGCCCCAGGGCCTTGCCTAATTGCAAGATTCCCAACACAGCATGATTCTCAaccacagcacaggcaggatgGTCTGGGCATTCGATGGACAGGACTTTGGGAAGATGCAGGAATTTGGGAAGAAAGGTGCCCCGCAGCCCCTGGGGCAGCCAGCCGAGGTTACCTGCCTGACCTGCAcgagggagctgggggaggcacagcagcgcccgccgcccaggctgctcctgcccacaGGGAGCCCGAGGGGACCCACAGGAAAACTGCTCACAGCCAGGTATTTACAGCTCGATCCCGTTCCGGGCCTCTGGTTTCCTccctgcttcctccttccccaccgCCCGCAGCACCTATCAACAGAAATAGTCCCCAGTCTAAAGCTGGAAAGCACATACAGGTCATGGCAGGGCTGCGGGATGCGGGTAGGAGGTAAAGACAGACACCGTGTTCAGGACTGGGGGGCAGCGGcatggggggacagggacaggcaaGTCCCCAGAGGGGTCCCACAGGAAGGCAGGGGACAGGCAAAAATGGTCTCCAGATCTCCAGGcaccagggaagggaagggcagggcaaGGACAGCACAGAGAGTTGGGATTTGGGATCAGGAGCCATCACGGCAGCTGGATGAGGCTCTCTGGACTGGAACAGGTTAGGACTGAGGTTAGGTATTCATTTAGAATTGAAACGCAATAAAAGGAGAACTGTGAAAGACACAGgacaaagctatttttaaaagggcAGAACCACAACcatttttatttgtggtttCAAATTCCGTATTTGTGTCACAGTGTCTGATTCTTTGCATGATTgctgaaaaaaccaaacttttaaAAGTCTGCTTCTGTACTCTCAGCCCCTCATGGGACATGGATTTTGGGACAAGAGACACTGGATAAAGGGCAGTCAGTGGAATGGAGCTGAATGccggctggggaagggagggctgggagggagggaggtggggggcaggTGCCGGGGCTGTGTGGGACAGGAGCAGGGACGGGGCTGCCTGCGCCAGCCAGCCCTCGAGGGGCTCTCAGCTACAGCCAGGCTGTGCTCCCCTGGGAGGGTGTTGGTGGGGAGCCAGGTCTCCCAGACACCACAGGACACTCGTGTGATGGTcccaggcaggagctcagcctCTCTGCGTacgtccccaccagccccccatGGGCCAAGCAAGCAGCGCCCACACTGGCATAGCAGGCTCACAGGGCAGGCATGTGCCTGCTGAACGTGGGGCACAGAGGCGTTTTTGCTTCCTGACCCCCTTTCCTCCACATGGGAGGGTGCAGCTTCTTCCCCCCAGCAGCCACCTTGCAAGACATCAGAGCTGCCCGCGCACCATGCAGGCACACCCCGCCTGCACCGCAGCCAGACCGCGGCCAGCTCATCGCCAAACAGAGCCCCATGCGCTCGCAggccctgccctgggctgcaggacAGGTGTGGGGGGCCAAATCCAGCCCCACTGGAcatgcaggagctgctctgACACAGCCGGGGTGGGGACAGGCCCCGCAGGGCAGCGCAGCCCAGCCGTGGGGACaagcaggagggcagggagcgACGCGCCGTGCTGCCAGTCCTGCTACGCGTGCCAGCTGCCAGTGCAAGGGAGCTGGGGCACGTCTGTGAGGAGGGGCTGAGACCCGCAGAGAGGGACACAGAGCCAGCCAGGCGGGAAGCACTGGGCATGGCTGACTCATCCAGAGAAAGTCCTGAGCTCGCCAAGGAGagcccttccctgccagcagcaggctggcactTCCCCCGCTGCCCGAAGGGACGCGGGACTCAAACGGAGCTCAGGAGCGGTCGGATGGAGCCACGGGGCTGCACGAGGGAGAGAGCGCTGAGCCGGCTCTCAGCAGCCAGCTGAAGCAATTGTGCAACCCACGAAGGCAGGCGGAGGCCCAAGACCTCACCTTCCTCACTAAGAGGCCACATGCAGCCTCTCCAGAAATCACCCACTGCTATCTCAGGATCTCTCCTTGCACTACTGGTCTGCAGCCACCCCAAGGACCCAGTCCGGGCAGTGCCTGCAGCTGCACCAGGGTTTTAGGAACAAGACAACAAACTCGCAAGACGCGTTTTTCTGTGTAAACAAGGACTTGGACCTTCCAGCCACAGCATCCACCCCAGGGTCAGGAGCCTGTTGGAGACTTTGGACTTCGCTGaagcccctccccaggggctCCAAGGAGAAAAGGGAGCCCCATGGCATACCTCTCCCTGCGCACCTCTGTGGATGAGATCAGGCCCATCAAAAGCAACAAGCAGGAGACGGTGTTGTGGAGCCAACacctcctctgctcccctccgTGTCCCGCTGTTAGCATCCTGCTGCCGGGTTGCAGAGCAGCAAAGGGGATGGAGGAACGAAGCGTCAGAAAGGAGATGGGGACGACACTGCTCAGACACCTGGAAGACCACAGGTCCAGGCGCTCCCAGCTGACAGCCCCTGGCAGCATCACAGAAACCACATGCAGGTGCCCACGGACACCACTTCAGCCAAGGACAAGCAGCCGGAGCACACCAAGGTCGTGCCGTACCCTGCTCCCGACTGACGTCCAGCCGCAAGCTCGCTGCAGGCACGTGCCCCAGAGCACGCCGAGGGCTATCGGGGCAAGCCTCGgagccagctccagcactggcacaggcgCGCGTGTGGAGGCCAGCACAGGAGAGGGCACCCCTGCCCTCGCTGCccttccaaagggaaaaaagctgcaAGCTGGCGGACACTGAAAAGGCAGCGGGGTGCTCAGCGCCGGCAGCCGGTCCTGGAATCCACCTGTAAGCCCCcggagcggggagcggcgcgggCGCCCCGGTGGGCTCCACAGCGCAGGCAGCGAGACGGCACATGGAAAACCGCACGTGATGGGCAGGAGGGCCGGGAGCAGCAGCGTTAGGCAGGAGCCTGGGCCCGGGCCAAGAGCCCCGAGCGGcgccggggcagcggcggggacGGGCGCAGCGCAGGCAGCGAGGGGGGCCCGAGCCCGGCTGCAGacgccctgccctgctctgccgcTGCAGCCCGGCAGCGGAGGGGCGCCGGCATGCCTGGCTGGAACGGGGGATGTCGGGGCCCTGAGCCCCCTGGGACGGGCCCCAGCCTGGGGGAAGATGCCCCGCGGTTCCCGCACGGCAGCCcgggcaggcagaggggctcagggccagggccggggcggggggctgcccaCCCCAGGGAAACTGGACGGAGAAGGGTCCAACTGCCCctgccgccgccccctcccccggggcggGTGTCCGCgggcgcgggcaggggcagaggcGCGGGCGGCCGTACCTGCAGCTCGCACCAGGCCACCTCCACGGTGGTCTCCGTGTCCAGCCCCTTGTAGACGGTCTTGAAGGAGCCGCGGCCGATCTCGATGTCGAACTTGAGGAACCGGCCGTCGGGGGAAGTGGCGACCGCACGCGTCTCCACCTCCTCGCTCTCCGTCTCCTCCGGCTCCCGGCGCCCGGCGGCGACCGGCGGCGGCGGTGACGGCAACGACCCCCCGCGCTCCCCGCCCGGCGCCGGGtagcccagcagctccagctcggCCGAGCTCCGCCGGTTGAAGCGGGAGGAGGCGCGGCGGGAGTCGCGCCCCGAGGGCCGCCGGCCGCGGCTGCGATGCGGGGCCCGCCCGGGGAgccccggctccggctccggcgcggagccgccgcccgcccgctccGCCTCGGGCTGGGACATGGCTCCGGCGGCGGCCGGCTCGGCCGCCAGCATCGGCTCAGCCCGCACCGGGGCGGCCGCTCCCGCGCAGCTTCGCACCTggtgccgccgcggccccgcagcCAGGAGCGACCGCCGAGCCCCGGCCCGggcaccggccccggccccgcccggcggccccgcccccgccccgcccgggcccgCCCCCGCGCGGCCGCCGACCCCCGCCTGCGCTGCgccaccggccccgccgccgggcgccgGCCCTGAGCACCGAGCACCGGCCGCGGCAACGGGACGGGCGCCCAGCACTGCGGCAGCAGCCACGGGCTGCGCGCACCGGGCGAGCGCCCCGCACCCCAGCACCGCGCACGGCCGCCCCGGCACGGCCCGCGGGCGCCTCCCGCCCCTCGTTCGGCCCTGGCCGGGGGAACACGGCCCAGCTCCCACCCGGAGCTCCGGAGTCGCGCTGACCGGGGGGCTCCgcgccctccccgccccgcagagcagccccttccccacccgccgccccggggggtCCGGGCGATGGGGCCGCTGTAACTGAAGCCCCAGGCGGGGCGATGGAGCCTAAGTTGAGTCGAGGGGAAGAGCCTGGTTTAGGCGTTTCTTCAGAGCTTCTGACTCGGGGTTCTAGAGCAGCGTGTCCAGGAGAAGCCCCGTCCCGTTCCCTGGGCTGCGGGATCGGCCCCTGCACTGCCTGCGCTGTCCCAGGCAGCCGTTCCTCTCCGGGTTTACTGCGGTCCAAAATCCTGAAATTAGGGTCATGCAAATAGGAAGATACGAGTGTGTGTGTCAGCCCTGCGTGAGCCAGAAGGCCGGACAAGAACTTGTTGTCTCTCCAGGTTAAACGAGGAGGTTGTTCTACCCGGTGA
This genomic window contains:
- the WNK4 gene encoding serine/threonine-protein kinase WNK4 isoform X8; this encodes MLAAEPAAAGAMSQPEAERAGGGSAPEPEPGLPGRAPHRSRGRRPSGRDSRRASSRFNRRSSAELELLGYPAPGGERGGSLPSPPPPVAAGRREPEETESEEVETRAVATSPDGRFLKFDIEIGRGSFKTVYKGLDTETTVEVAWCELQTRKLSKTERQRFSEEVEMLKGLQHPNIVRFYDSWKSSVKGQICIVLVTELMTSGTLKTYLKRFKEMKLKVLQRWSRQILKGLHFLHTRSPPIIHRDLKCDNIFITGPTGSVKIGDLGLATLKRASFAKSVIGTPEFMAPEMYEEKYDEAVDVYAFGMCMLEMATSEYPYSECQNAAQIYRKVTSGLKPSSFYKVKVPELKEIIEGCIRMDKNERYTIQDLLEHSFFQEDTGVHVELAEEDDGVKSGLKLWLRMDDTKKLHGKYKDNNAIEFLFELYKDVAEEVAQEMVVLGFVCEADYKLVAKAVRDRVVAIKRKREKLKRAQDVPSPAEPEQASGVLRLLEELKSPLPPGTPAPATPGSGDSLFSSTFPPEPEEPEADQHQHFAYQHTSYSSATSDCETDGYLSSSGFLDSPDLAHHSFSAGDPASPPPPRPTRCFPTSIAVQLPTERLPTASGFSSPVDSYASDVASGMSDGYEGLSASEQSAKLPAKRASGKLLRRRARSRLRITNISDKNDRVVECQLQTYNNKMVTFKFDLDGDNPEEIAAVMVHNEFILKSERDGFVHRIRDIIHRVETLLRKDGRSTAELPESPEAEHGADSPQVDLQLQELSRSISSSSSLSDLACASPSLLVQSPILPSLSSSQLENDLASPVGPPAAPAHELQPTLLGSSTGSVQTSPLASTAPSWLTASPAFPQTPLSTAGVAAPPTLPQALLSPLPLTTSPVPSGPSSPLSPPVTSTPWSPTAPILSLANVFSLAVMSVAHTLLPAVSSIASSGGHLYPPLLPRPQSLVLGPPRFFYPDPASMAKPAPACGGTLESVGADVPTAGGPMPFPHLAPAPPCPAGSEAVGSPLPSLSTSTPGSLEGSTVPPSSPRPSHPLIVSELPAPSAPKARLSPINEAEAKPQILGRFQVTPTKDLAVTSLVPGSHEGEQRGAEPAASGSPPPVAPETASSSSSDSESVLETAEQGPKAEEVLAEEGTVAPAESDREGPGEESAENVPQTVLSHVWLSHPRSLPYLSSDDTESEDEEIWEELQNLRQKHLAEVQLLQSAQKKEIEELYLRMGKQPPLGIVSPAAMLSSRQRRLSKGSFNPSRRNSLQRLELAQPPGIMRRNSLSGSSTGSQEQRLSKGVTFADDFSWM
- the WNK4 gene encoding serine/threonine-protein kinase WNK4 isoform X2, translating into MLAAEPAAAGAMSQPEAERAGGGSAPEPEPGLPGRAPHRSRGRRPSGRDSRRASSRFNRRSSAELELLGYPAPGGERGGSLPSPPPPVAAGRREPEETESEEVETRAVATSPDGRFLKFDIEIGRGSFKTVYKGLDTETTVEVAWCELQTRKLSKTERQRFSEEVEMLKGLQHPNIVRFYDSWKSSVKGQICIVLVTELMTSGTLKTYLKRFKEMKLKVLQRWSRQILKGLHFLHTRSPPIIHRDLKCDNIFITGPTGSVKIGDLGLATLKRASFAKSVIGTPEFMAPEMYEEKYDEAVDVYAFGMCMLEMATSEYPYSECQNAAQIYRKVTSGLKPSSFYKVKVPELKEIIEGCIRMDKNERYTIQDLLEHSFFQEDTGVHVELAEEDDGVKSGLKLWLRMDDTKKLHGKYKDNNAIEFLFELYKDVAEEVAQEMVVLGFVCEADYKLVAKAVRDRVVAIKRKREKLKRAQDVPSPAEPEQASGVLRLLEELKSPLPPGTPAPATPGSGDSLFSSTFPPEPEEPEADQHQHFAYQHTSYSSATSDCETDGYLSSSGFLDSPDLAHHSFSAGDPASPPPPRPTRCFPTSIAVQLPTERLPTASGFSSPVDSYASDVASGMSDGYEGLSASEQSAKLPAKRASGKLLRRRARSRLRITNISDKNDRVVECQLQTYNNKMVTFKFDLDGDNPEEIAAVMVHNEFILKSERDGFVHRIRDIIHRVETLLRKDGRSTAELPESPEAEHGADSPQVDLQLQELSRSISSSSSLSDLACASPSLLVQSPILPSLSSSQLENDLASPVGPPAAPAHELQPTLLGSSTGSVQTSPLASTAPSWLTASPAFPQTPLSTAGVAAPPTLPQALLSPLPLTTSPVPSGPSSPLSPPVTSTPWSPTAPILSLANVFSLAVMSVAHTLLPAVSSIASSGGHLYPPLLPRPQSLVLGPPRFFYPDPASMAKPAPACGGTLESVGADVPTAGGPMPFPHLAPAPPCPAGSEAVGSPLPSLSTSTPGSLEGSTVPPSSPRPSHPLIVSELPAPSAPKARLSPINEEAKPQILGRFQVTPTKDLAVTSLVPGSHEGEQRGAEPAASGSPPPVAPETASSSSSDSESVLETAEQGPKAEEVLAEEGTVAPAESDREGPGEESAENVPQTVLSHVWLSHPRSLPYLSSDDTESEDEEIWEELQNLRQKHLAEVQLLQSAQKKEIEELYLRMGKQPPLGIVSPAAMLSSRQRRLSKGSFNPSRRNSLQRLELAQPPAGIMRRNSLSGSSTGSQEQRLSKGVTFADDFSWMLAGQE
- the WNK4 gene encoding serine/threonine-protein kinase WNK4 isoform X3 yields the protein MLAAEPAAAGAMSQPEAERAGGGSAPEPEPGLPGRAPHRSRGRRPSGRDSRRASSRFNRRSSAELELLGYPAPGGERGGSLPSPPPPVAAGRREPEETESEEVETRAVATSPDGRFLKFDIEIGRGSFKTVYKGLDTETTVEVAWCELQTRKLSKTERQRFSEEVEMLKGLQHPNIVRFYDSWKSSVKGQICIVLVTELMTSGTLKTYLKRFKEMKLKVLQRWSRQILKGLHFLHTRSPPIIHRDLKCDNIFITGPTGSVKIGDLGLATLKRASFAKSVIGTPEFMAPEMYEEKYDEAVDVYAFGMCMLEMATSEYPYSECQNAAQIYRKVTSGLKPSSFYKVKVPELKEIIEGCIRMDKNERYTIQDLLEHSFFQEDTGVHVELAEEDDGVKSGLKLWLRMDDTKKLHGKYKDNNAIEFLFELYKDVAEEVAQEMVVLGFVCEADYKLVAKAVRDRVVAIKRKREKLKRAQDVPSPAEPEQASGVLRLLEELKSPLPPGTPAPATPGSGDSLFSSTFPPEPEEPEADQHQHFAYQHTSYSSATSDCETDGYLSSSGFLDSPDLAHHSFSAGDPASPPPPRPTRCFPTSIAVQLPTERLPTASGFSSPVDSYASDVASGMSDGYEGLSASEQSAKLPAKRASGKLLRRRARSRLRITNISDKNDRVVECQLQTYNNKMVTFKFDLDGDNPEEIAAVMVHNEFILKSERDGFVHRIRDIIHRVETLLRKDGRSTAELPESPEAEHGADSPQVDLQLQELSRSISSSSSLSDLACASPSLLVQSPILPSLSSSQLENDLASPVGPPAAPAHELQPTLLGSSTGSVQTSPLASTAPSWLTASPAFPQTPLSTAGVAAPPTLPQALLSPLPLTTSPVPSGPSSPLSPPVTSTPWSPTAPILSLANVFSLAVMSVAHTLLPAVSSIASSGGHLYPPLLPRPQSLVLGPPRFFYPDPASMAKPAPACGGTLESVGADVPTAGGPMPFPHLAPAPPCPAGSEAVGSPLPSLSTSTPGSLEGSTVPPSSPRPSHPLIVSELPAPSAPKARLSPINEAEAKPQILGRFQVTPTKDLAVTSLVPGSHEGEQRGAEPAASGSPPPVAPETASSSSSDSESVLETAEQGPKAEEVLAEEGTVAPAESDREGPGEESAENVPQTVLSHVWLSHPRSLPYLSSDDTESEDEEIWEELQNLRQKHLAEVQLLQSAQKKEIEELYLRMGKQPPLGIVSPAAMLSSRQRRLSKGSFNPSRRNSLQRLELAQPPGIMRRNSLSGSSTGSQEQRLSKGVTFADDFSWMLAGQE